The sequence TATAGTCATAATCAGGTTCCATGCTCCAACTCGCTTTCATCGTTAAAGTGAGTTTATCGCTTGTTACTGTAGGTAAATTAACAGCAAAGCTCATACTGTTATTTAGCATATTTCCTTGGCCAGAATAATACTGGTAACTGCCTTGATAGGGAGCCTTAAAAGGAATAGGCGCAGCAGGAAGTGGAATAGAAATTTGATTCACGGCTTGATGGTTAACCGCCTCATTTAAGGTCAACTCCATCCCAGACTTAGGAATACTCGCTAGGGTTATTTCACGCTCATTTAACCACTTTCCTTTGTATTTTTCCTGTAGGTAAGAGCGAGCATAAGGGCTAAAACCACTCGGTTGGGCACCCGCAATACTGCCAGCCCAACTGCCACCCGACATCAAAGACCATAAGCCTACAGGCGAGCCATCTTTATTGGTATTTGACGAAGTATCGTATTCATCGGGTAAACCTAAATCATGGCCAAACTCGTGGGTACACACTCCAGTTCCCGCATCAATTGGCTGAATAGTGTAGCCAAACAATTTCTTCGTTGAATTCGGAATGGCATAACCGCGAGTCCTTTGGTCAACAAAATATCGGTGGGACCAGATAGCATTGGCCCCCAGCTTTCCACCGCCAGCTTCTTCACCAATGCTGGAGTGAAAAATCATCACATGATCGATAATGCCATCAGGTTCATCTAAGTTGCCGTTATTATTTAAATCGTAAGGATCTTCAACATCATAACTGGCTAATTCAGCCGCCGACATATCCGCAACCGCTTGGGATACAGCCTCCTTAATGAGGTCAGTTACATTGGCATCACTGTCGGTTTGTGCATCATTAGCACCATAATATTCCGCATTTTGACTCGCGGTATACCAACCTTTTACATCGCCAGTGAAGAAGAAGGTTTTACCTGAAACCGCTTGATAATACTGGTACCCCGAATCAAAAGCCTGCCCCTGTGGACCTTTAAATCCCGAGGTAGAAAAGAGCAAATCCTTATAGTGAGAGACAGGATAACTCGGGTAGAACATCTCTGTATCACCCGTTTTTAAGCCATTGTTATTATATTTTAGGTTTGGAAAATCAATCAGAACGGCTAATACTTTCACCGTTTTTGTGACATCAGCATCGGCGACTAAACGCTGCGCAGGGGAACGCATCAACTTGGATGATTTGGACTGTTGTAAACGAGCATGCTCGGCTTCAACCTCAATACGAGGGGCCTTAGGTTGAGCTAGGGTAGCACGATGAATATAAGCCTCAACCGCAGCCTGTTTGACACTTTTACTCGCGTCAACAGAAACCTCACCGCGCTCAATTAGCCAATATAAGATTCGCTCCTTATTAATCACCCCTGCATCAGCAGGGGTATGATTTGGTGCAGCAATACTGGCGCCGCTCATCAATGCCAGCATCAGCACAAATGCTGTGATGTCTTTTATGCTTCGCATTTTTAATTTACCTCTCATAAAAACCGGCCCCTTGTCACACTGCTTGCTAACACAAAAACACCGATCCGATGGCAAATACATCCTTCTTTATAATCTAGTATAAATTCTGGTGCGTTATGGTTTGTATACAGAAAGATTGACATTATCAGGACACCGCAAGAGTAACAACTTTGATACATTTGTCTGTATGCAGCATTTTTTGTTTTGTCAGCAGATATTCAGCTAATGCCTATATTCGGTAAGAAAAAAGCCGCATTAACCTTAAGCTAATACGGCTTTATTCATTTTAGATAACTTGAATGCTATTTATCCCGTCGTTTTCATATAATTTGAA is a genomic window of Shewanella putrefaciens containing:
- a CDS encoding immune inhibitor A domain-containing protein, encoding MRSIKDITAFVLMLALMSGASIAAPNHTPADAGVINKERILYWLIERGEVSVDASKSVKQAAVEAYIHRATLAQPKAPRIEVEAEHARLQQSKSSKLMRSPAQRLVADADVTKTVKVLAVLIDFPNLKYNNNGLKTGDTEMFYPSYPVSHYKDLLFSTSGFKGPQGQAFDSGYQYYQAVSGKTFFFTGDVKGWYTASQNAEYYGANDAQTDSDANVTDLIKEAVSQAVADMSAAELASYDVEDPYDLNNNGNLDEPDGIIDHVMIFHSSIGEEAGGGKLGANAIWSHRYFVDQRTRGYAIPNSTKKLFGYTIQPIDAGTGVCTHEFGHDLGLPDEYDTSSNTNKDGSPVGLWSLMSGGSWAGSIAGAQPSGFSPYARSYLQEKYKGKWLNEREITLASIPKSGMELTLNEAVNHQAVNQISIPLPAAPIPFKAPYQGSYQYYSGQGNMLNNSMSFAVNLPTVTSDKLTLTMKASWSMEPDYDYMQVKVRGTAIPGNYTKSVNAMNSARHIITGESSAIPQAEGNDAWVTLEYDLSGFSGTAVPIEINYVTDEYASESGVTIDNISIKQNTTELYADNAEVAGKVTLNGYSRIQDARPGAPSRYLMQLRSHNGVDAGLRVAGFDPGVLLWLENLSYYDNNVSAHPGYSLIGVIDADQNMIGTRSTDEQIRDAAFSTVRQTAFAGDSHLNAVSLFDDSLDYSAPLQPQSGMVLQKLGLTMEVLSQASNNSTAVVRLANANSAVIVPLTVSFTKTVNQLAVNFVSNTQGAVGAVTYAWDFGDGTTSTAAAPTHTYTAAGTYTVTLTVTDTQNTTASSSSTVTVTASVTPPVTPPSSEGSGGGGGSLGWLSLAFLGLFAWRRQLHAY